A genomic stretch from Malus domestica chromosome 15, GDT2T_hap1 includes:
- the LOC103401383 gene encoding transcription factor HEC2-like: MDVDMLKSSSSSAGDHHHHMDMMTMMMQMQKQQHSPDQFCSDSYPNNNNNPTFPEIDFNWVSNPNPNNHESISPVPIFHNPNAVPPQPTLLNPALPSSVSFMGNPIQEPLTPRLSKPSGISPTGLSVLSSTSYEKRNSMAAMREMIFRIAAMQPIQIDPEAVKPPKRRNVKISKDPQSVAARHRRERISEKIRILQRLVPGGTKMDTASMLDEAIHYVKFLKKQVQTLERAGADRPVGLGFQGSGSQLGNVNYSGFLRPSQLVGSVQMLR, translated from the coding sequence atggatgttgacatgctcaaatcatcatcatcatcagcaggtgatcatcatcatcacatggacatgatgacgatgatgatgcAAATGCAAAAACAGCAGCACTCTCCTGATCAGTTCTGCAGTGACTCTTAccctaacaacaacaacaatcccACATTTCCAGAGATAGATTTTAATTGGGTttcaaatccaaacccaaataaCCATGAATCCATTTCTCCAGTACCAATTTTCCATAATCCAAATGCAGTTCCTCCACAACCAACATTGCTAAATCCTGCATTACCCTCCTCTGTTTCCTTCATGGGAAACCCAATCCAAGAACCCTTAACTCCAAGACTAAGTAAGCCTTCTGGTATTAGTCCTACAGGACTATCAGTCCTATCCAGTACTTCATACGAGAAGAGAAACTCCATGGCTGCAATGAGGGAGATGATCTTCAGGATTGCAGCAATGCAGCCCATTCAGATAGACCCGGAGGCGGTGAAGCCGCCGAAGAGGAGGAACGTGAAGATTTCGAAAGACCCACAGAGTGTGGCGGCGAGGCACCGGAGGGAGAGGATAAGCGAGAAGATCAGAATCCTGCAGAGACTTGTTCCTGGTGGGACTAAAATGGACACTGCTTCTATGTTGGACGAGGCCATACATtatgtgaagtttttgaagaagcaaGTGCAGACTCTGGAGAGAGCTGGGGCTGATAGACCAGTCGGCCTTGGATTCCAAGGGAGTGGCAGTCAGTTGGGTAATGTGAATTACTCTGGGTTTTTAAGGCCTTCGCAGTTGGTGGGTTCTGTGCAGATGCTTAGATGA